In Gossypium raimondii isolate GPD5lz chromosome 12, ASM2569854v1, whole genome shotgun sequence, a single window of DNA contains:
- the LOC105765611 gene encoding 40S ribosomal protein S13, whose amino-acid sequence MGRMHSRGKGISASALPYKRTPPSWLKISSQDVEENICKFAKKGLTPSQIGVILRDSHGIAQVKSVTGSKILRILKAHGLAPEIPEDLYHLIKKAVAIRKHLERNRKDKDSKFRLILVESRIHRLARYYKKTKKLPPVWKYESTTASTLVA is encoded by the exons ATGGGTCGCATGCACAGCCGCgg CAAGGGTATTTCTGCCTCAGCTCTACCTTATAAGAGAACTCCACCAAGCTGGCTCAAGATCTCTTCTCAAGAT GTCGAGGAGAACATTTGCAAATTTGCAAAAAAGGGCTTGACCCCATCTCAGATCGGTGTCATTCTTCGTGACTCTCATGGCATTGCTCAGGTTAAGAGCGTTACTGGAAGCAAAATCTTGCGTATCCTCAAGGCTCACg gTCTTGCCCCTGAAATTCCCGAGGATTTATACCACCTTATTAAGAAAGCTGTTGCGATCCGCAAGCATTTGGAGAGAAACAGGAAGGATAAGGATTCCAAGTTTAGGTTGATTCTTGTCGAGAGCAGGATTCACAGGCTTGCTCGTTACtacaagaaaacaaagaagCTTCCACCTGTCTGGAAATA TGAGTCTACGACTGCCAGCACCCTCGTTGCTTAG
- the LOC105765612 gene encoding labd-13Z-ene-9,15,16-triol synthase, chloroplastic, whose amino-acid sequence MSNFYDKVAGEGWLRRHDGLAAFTITEVVVTLTVATLVIIYFSRLVKKLIIKTKPSPLPPPPPGPIGLPILGHLLFIRPDFLQYVTEQSKIHGPIIKLQLGRKVYIIISSPSIAKQILKDHDAIFANRDIPVAAIKGTFGGLEIVWRSNGPELHKLRKLVVSEIMSNKGLNACYEFRRREIRHMVKNIHGKIGSLINLSEQIFLTTFNVTVNMLWGGSLNGEESNLGIEFKDQFEEFMRLMVEPNVSDMFPVLRPFDLQGIESKAKKNISWFYEFFESVIEQRKKLGEGPKMADSKDFLQQLLELNQKGDVKTSLSMKEINAVLLNIVIGATDTTFTTIEWAMTELLRHPDKLRRVIEELDAIIGDQNIVEEFHLPRLLYLEAVVKETLRIHPPAPFLMPHMPSETIVVAGYTIPKNSNIFFNVWVIQRDADFWEDPLQFEPERFLNVIEKRNYKGNSFDFFPFGSGRRICIGISMAEKIMMLVLATLLYCFEWELPNGQKPDAKEQLRLVLSKVEPLLVVPISRSSNSMQYQ is encoded by the exons ATGTCGAACTTCTACGATAAGGTTGCTGGCGAAGGTTGGTTGCGCCGCCACGACGGACTGGCTGCATTCACCATCACCGAAGTGGTAGTCACTCTCACGGTGGCGACGCTAGTAATTATCTATTTCTCACGGTTGGTTAAGAAACTCATCATCAAAACCAAGCCTTCACCGCTGCCGCCGCCGCCACCAGGCCCGATAGGCCTGCCGATACTCGGCCACCTCCTTTTCATCAGACCCGATTTCCTCCAATACGTAACCGAGCAATCCAAAATCCACGGCCCTATCATCAAGCTTCAGCTGGGAAGAAAAGTTTACATCATCATAAGCTCACCATCAATCGCAAAACAAATCCTCAAAGACCACGACGCCATCTTCGCCAACCGCGACATTCCGGTGGCGGCCATAAAAGGAACCTTTGGCGGACTCGAAATTGTGTGGAGATCCAATGGCCCAGAATTGCACAAGCTACGAAAGCTCGTCGTAAGTGAAATCATGAGCAACAAAGGCCTCAATGCTTGCTACGAGTTTCGCCGTCGAGAGATCCGACATATGGTGAAGAATATTCATGGAAAAATCGGGTCACTCATTAACCTCAGTGAACAAATATTCTTAACAACGTTCAACGTTACGGTTAACATGCTTTGGGGTGGTTCGTTGAATGGAGAAGAATCGAACCTTGGGATTGAATTTAAGGATCAATTCGAGGAATTTATGAGATTGATGGTAGAACCCAATGTTTCTGATATGTTCCCGGTGCTTAGGCCATTTGATTTACAAGGAATTGAATCCAAAGCCAAGAAAAATATTTCGTGGTTTTATGAGTTTTTCGAATCGGTGATAGAGCAGCGAAAGAAGCTCGGAGAGGGACCAAAAATGGCTGATAGTAAGGATTTTTTGCAGCAATTGTTGGAGCTGAACCAAAAAGGAGATGTCAAAACTTCATTATCCATGAAGGAAATAAACGCTGTCTTACTG AATATTGTAATTGGCGCTACGGACACGACATTTACAACAATAGAGTGGGCGATGACGGAATTACTACGACATCCAGATAAATTGCGAAGAGTCATTGAGGAATTGGATGCAATAATCGGTGACCAAAACATTGTTGAAGAGTTCCATCTTCCTCGCCTACTCTATTTAGAAGCTGTGGTGAAAGAGACGTTACGAATTCACCCACCGGCTCCTTTCCTAATGCCACACATGCCGAGCGAGACCATCGTCGTAGCCGGTTACACTATCCCAAAAAATTCCAATATTTTCTTCAATGTGTGGGTAATACAAAGGGACGCCGACTTCTGGGAAGACCCTCTTCAATTCGAGCCAGAAAGGTTCTTGAATGtcattgagaaaagaaattataaggGAAATAGTTTCGATTTTTTCCCGTTTGGATCGGGGAGGAGGATTTGTATTGGGATTTCAATGGCAGAGAAAATTATGATGCTGGTGTTGGCGACGTTGTTGTATTGTTTCGAATGGGAATTGCCGAATGGGCAAAAACCTGATGCGAAAGAGCAACTACGATTGGTGTTGTCGAAGGTGGAGCCGCTTCTTGTTGTGCCCATTTCGCGTTCATCTAATTCAATGCAATATCAATaa
- the LOC105762293 gene encoding flavonoid 3'-monooxygenase CYP75B137-like — translation MEWVMTELLRYPDQLRRAVDELDAIIGGPNIVEEFRLPRLLYLEAVVKETLRIHPPAPLLMPHISSETIVVAGYTIPKNSNIFFNAWAIQRDTEFWEDPLQFELERFLNVIEKRNYKENSFDFFPVWIGEEDLCWGFNGRENYDVGVGDIVALFRMGIAE, via the coding sequence ATGGAGTGGGTGATGACGGAATTACTACGATACCCAGATCAATTGCGAAGAGCCGTCGACGAGTTGGATGCAATAATTGGTGGCCCAAACATCGTTGAAGAGTTTCGTCTTCCTCGCCTACTCTATTTAGAAGCTGTGGTGAAAGAGACATTACGAATTCACCCACCTGCTCCTTTGCTAATGCCACACATATCGAGTGAGACCATCGTCGTAGCCGGTTACACTATCCCCAAAAATTCCAATATTTTCTTCAACGCGTGGGCAATACAAAGGGACACTGAGTTCTGGGAAGACCCTCTTCAATTCGAGCTAGAAAGGTTCTTGAATGTCATTGAGAAAAGGAATTATAAGGAAAATAGTTTCGATTTTTTTCCCGTTTGGATCGGGGAGGAGGATTTGTGTTGGGGTTTCAATGGCAGAGAGAATTATGATGTTGGTGTTGGCGACATTGTTGCATTGTTTCGAATGGGAATTGCTGAATAG